The Dethiosulfovibrio peptidovorans DSM 11002 nucleotide sequence ATGGCGGCGGCGTAGGCACCGATGTACTTGGTTATGCTGTAGGAAAGCATCTCGAAAGCCAAGGTAGCCCTCTCGTCGCCCTTCTCCATGCCGTCCTCGATATCCCTAAGATCGCTGCTGATTCCAGAAACACCGTGAACGCCGCTCTCTTTGTTGAGAATCGTGTCGGCCTTATCCACAGACCCCTCCTTCTCGGCGATGAACTTGACTATGGAGGGATCTATATCGCCACAGCGGGTTCCCATGAGAACCCCGGCAAGAGGTGTGAATCCCATGGAGGTATCGACGCAGATTCCGTCCTTGACGGCGGTGATAGAGCTGCCGTTTCCGAGGTGACATGTGACGATTTTAAGATCCTCGATGGGACGTCCCATGATCTCCGCACAGCGATTCGCCACGAAGAAGTGGCTGGTCCCGTGGAAACCGTAACGACGGACCTTGTAATTCTCGTAGTAACGATAAGGCACACCGTACATATAGGCATGTTTGGGCATCGTCTGGTGGAAGGCTGTATCGAATACTCCGACTTGGGGGACATCGGGAAGCACCGAGGTGATGGCCTCTATGCCGGTGATATTGGCCGGATTATGCAGGGGGGCCAAGGGAATACATTCCTTGAGAGCGGCCATGACCGCGTCGTCAAGACGGACGGAGCAAGCGAACTTCTCTCCGGCATGGACGACTCGATGTCCCACGGCACTGAGCTCGTCCAGGCTGGAAAGCACTCCATGCTCTCCGTCGAGAAGAGAGTCCAGCACAAGCTTTACCGCAACCTTATGATCGGGGATAGCGGTCTCGGTGACCACGGCGTCCTGCCCTGCCTTGGTATGTTTGATCCTGGAGCCCTCTATACCGATCCTCTCCACCAACCCTTTGGCGAGAGCGTTTTCGGTCTCCATATCGAAAAGCTGATACTTAAGGGAAGAACTACCGCAGTTGATAACCAGAACTTTCATATCGCCTATAAGCCTCCTTGCCATTTTGCATTGAATGGCATAATGTTATCCCCGAACGAAAACTCCGAAGGGGGTATTCCGATGTTTAAAAAAGCGATCGGTATCATCGCCGAATATAACCCGTTTCATATGGGGCATCTGCATCACGTCGAGAACGCCTCTTCAAGCGGAGACCCGATAATAGTGGCCCTTTCCTCCAACTTCACCCAAAGAGGAGAACCAGCGTTTATCGATAAATGGAGCCGCGCGGAGATGGCCCTACTCTCCGGAGCGGATCTGGTGTTGGAACTTCCGGTCGTCTTTTCATGCCACAACGCCGGTGTTTTCGCAAACGCCGGCGTCGATATAATGAAGTCGACCGGAGTGGTCGACCGCCTCTCTTTCGGCATGGAGACCATATCTCCCGAACTTCGGGACATTGTGGCTATTTTAGTGGAGGAACCTAAACCTTTCAAGTTAAACCTTCGTAAGTTTCTAAATGAAGGTTTCTCTTACGTGGAATCCAGGGCCAGAGCTATGGATTTCACGTATCCCGGAGCCGGAGAAATCCTCTCTCAACCCAACAACAGCCTAGCCATATCCTACATGATGAGGATAGAGGAAAAAGGATACGACATAACCCCACTCCCTTTGAAAAGAGCCGGAGCCGGTTATCACGACCGATCGACATCCGGCGAATTCCCCAGCGCAACGGCAATACGAAAGGGCATAAGGGCAAAGAGGGAGGAAGCCTTTCAGCGAATCCCCCTCTTCAGCCGTAAAATTCTGGAGAGAGAGATATCGAGAGGAAGATGCTTCCTTGACAACGACACCCTGTGGGAAAAGATCCGTTTTCTGATGACCAGGACCTCCGGCGAAGAGCTCGGAAAATATGCCGAGTTCGGGGAGGGCATAGAAAACAGGTTCATGAAAGCCCTCGGGAAATCTACAGACTGGGAGGACTTCATCGATAGATGCACGTCCAGGAGATATCCCAGAGGAAGGCTTCAGAGAAACATGATGCATTTTCTCATCGGCCTAGGGCACGAGGAGAACAGGACATATCAGGAAAAAGGCCCAGCCTACCTGAGGCCGCTGGGGGCTACAAAAAGGGGCAGAGATCTGCTCAAGAGGATAGACGAGGTAGGCTCTCTTCCGGTGATATCGAAATTCGCTCAGTTGGACCGGGACTACGGTAGATCAATGCTTTTGATGGAAAGACGGAGCTGCGACATCTGGGAGCTTCTTCTTCCGGGGGGAGCCCCCGGCAAAGACACTAGGACACCTCCGATCATCGTCTAACCTACTTGTCGAAACGGGGGAACCTCTCTCTGAGACGACGATACACACCGGGGGGAACCATCTCCTGCACCGGACCTCCGAAGTTGAAGATATCCTTTACCGCATGGCTCGACAGATAGGAATACCTGGCGTCGGTCACTATAAATAAAGTCTCTATCTCAGGGGCTAGCTGTCTGTTCATCTGAGCAAGCTGAAACTCATACTCGAAATCGGAAAGAGCCCGCAACCCCCTTATTATTATGCGGCTTCGCTCCTGCCGCAGGAAATCCACCAAGAGCCCGGTGAACGAATCCACCTTTACGTTAGGGAGATGGGACAGGGCCTCTATCGCCATGGTCTTTCTCTCGTCAACGCTGAAAGTGGCCCTCTTCTCCGGGTTTATAAGTATGGATACCGTCAGCTCGTCGAACAACCCGGCGGCTCTCTCGGCTATGTAGATGTGGCCATTCGTTATGGGATCGAAGGACCCCGGATAGACAGCCTTGATGGTATGGCTCACCACTATCCCTCCTTTGAGGCCGACGAAGAAAGCTCCAGAAAGGAAAGGACCGACCTTCCGTAAGATCTCTCGTCCCTCAGGATCCAGGGAGAAGTGACCTTTACAATTTCCTCCCTGCCATGTTCGAACACGAAGACCCCACAGTCCTTCAGTATTTCTCTACGGGAGAGAATCAAATCCGGAAGGGTCTCGTTCCATCGGACTCCGTAGGGCGGATCGGCGAAAACAACGTCGAAGGCAAAACCCTTTCTCGATACCCAGGATAACCCCTTTCTGACGTCCATGGAAATGTGGGTGTGAGAATCAAAGCTATTGGCCTTCCATATGGCCTTAGATCTGGATCGCACCAACTCCACAGAGACGACTGGATCCGCCCCTCTTCTGCAAGCCTCGAAGGCTATCCGTCCAGTTCCGGAAAAAAGATCCAGGAAAGCTACCCCGTTCAGGTTACCCAGGATATTGAAGAGAGCCTGAACCACCAGGCCGGTAGTGGGGCGAACTTCCTTCATGATCTCCTAATGCTTCCTGCGACCGCATCCAAGGCCCTACGGACTGCGGGAGTAAGATAAGGAGAACAGACTCCGTCTACCTTGACCAAAGCCCCGTTTTCCCTGAGCACTACCCTCACGTAAAACTTCTGCTCGTAACCGTCATCGGAGGTTACCGCCTGAATAAGCCACGAGTCCCTGGAATCGGAGTAGATCCTCTCCAAAGTCCAGTGAGCCCCGTCCTCTCCCTCGGAGATACCCAATTTTTCATCCTTCAAAACTGCCATATCCAACTCGTCCGATTTCACGGCTACGTGCATGTCGTCACACCTTCCGTCCACAATCCTATCCACTGTAAAATTACCTAACTTCTCGAAGACCAAGAGATATATATCCTTGCCCTGCTCCAGCCATTTCCTCTCGTATTTCGTAGTTATCTCCCTTCGTTTGTTTACATCGAAAGAGATCAAGCTAAGAGAGGGATGGCCATCCAAGATGGATGCGACCTCGTCGGCGTACCATTTCTCGTCGGTGGCCAGTTCAAAACAGCCGCCTATACGTAAAACCGACGCCACCACGTCGGAGAAGCCTCTATGTGTGACCCGCCTCCTGGCGTGGCGTTCCTTGGGCCAGGGACAGGGGAAACTCATATATATTCGTTCCAAAGATTCGTCGCTGAAACACTCTCTCAGAAGGAATCGGGCATCGCCGCATATTATTCTGACGTTCCCAAGGTCCTCTCTGACAGCCCTTTTCACCGCCTTGCCGACGCAGGTCATGGAGATCTCCAATCCATAGACCATCGTATCGGGATTTAACCCAGCCAAGTGCGTAAGAAACTCTCCGTTTCCGAAGCCGATCTCCACCATCTTTCTGCCGCCTTGCTCCGGATCAACTGGCACTCCCGATATAGACGGCTCCAAGAGGACATCCTGTCTTTTCATGACCATAAAAACCTCCAACAAAAAAATGCAAGTATCCCCTGCCATCGCCGCTTCCAAGTCGGACAGGACAGTTCGTCATTATACCTTATAACCCGATCGACGACGATTTGCTTTGACTCTTTAACTCTCGTTGGTATAATTAGGATGAGAGCGACCTGTATGGTGTATAATTCAGCCTCTTACCGGAAACGCTTTTCATTTCAAGAAGGCGATGCTATGATAGGTTGTATGGGGTATACAAGATAATTTTTATTCTTCACCATATCAAGAGGGGGTAATTTTATGGCAAAGCAGTGGAAAACTATGGACGGGAACATGGCTGCGGCCCATGTTTCCTATGCGTTCACCGAGGTGGCGGCTATCTACCCGATAACTCCGTCGTCTCCCATGGCCGAATACGTGGACGAGTGGGCGGCACACGGCAGAAAGAACATATTCGGAAGAACCGTCAAGCTGGCGGAGCTTCAGTCCGAAGCAGGTGCATCCGGAGCCGTCCATGGTTCTCTCTCCGCAGGTTCCCTTACGAGCACCTTTACTGCCTCGCAGGGGCTTATGCTCATGCTTCCCAACATGTACAAAATCGCAGGAGAGTTGCTTCCTGGGGTTTTTGACGTAAGCGCCAGAGCAGTCGCCGGTCACGCTCTCTCCATTTTTGGGGATCACAGCGACGTCACAGCCTGCCGTGCCTCAGGGTTCGCCATGCTGGCATCCGGCAGCGTACAGGAGACCATGGACCTGACGGCGGTAGCCCATCTCTCCGCCATAAGATCCAGCATCCCCTTCCTCAACTTCTTCGACGGTTTCCGTACCTCTCACGAGATACAGAAGATAGAGGTCCTTGATTACGACGATCTGGCCGACCTGGTCGATTGGGACGCTATCAGAGACTTTAAGGAAAGAGCTCTCAACCCCGAGCATCCCTATCTAAAAGGGACCGCCCAGAATCCGGACATCTACTTCCAGGCTAAGGAAGCGGCCAACCGCTTCTATCTCGACGTGCCGGACGTCGTCGAGGACTACATGAACCAGATAAGCGAGCTCACCGGCCGTCACTACGCCCCCTTCAACTACTACGGAGATCCCGAGGCGGAGAACGTCGTCATCCTCATGGGCTCCTCCACCGAGGCTGCCGAGGAGACCGTGGATTATCTTATGGCCAAAGGAGAGAAGGTCGGTATCATCAAGGTCCATCTATACCGCCCCTTCTCGGCCAAGCACTTCTTCAAGGTGCTTCCCGCTACGGTCAAACGTATCGCTGTCCTCGACCGCACCAAGGAACCGGGATCACTCGGAGAGCCCCTCTACGAGGACGTATGCGCCCTCTTCAACGAGAAATCCGAGCGTCCCATCATAGTCGGAGGACGTTACGGCCTCGGTTCGAACGACACCACTCCGAGCTGGCTCAAGACCGTATTCGACAACCTCAAGCTCTACGAGCCCAGAAACCATTTCACCATCGGCATCGTAGACGACGTCACCAGACTGTCCCTTGAGATGAAGGAAGAAATCAACGCGGCTCCGGAGGGGACCATCAGATGTAAGTTCTGGGGTCTCGGTTCGGACGGCACTGTAGGAGCCAATAAGAACGCCATCAAGATCATCGGAGACAACACCGATATGTACGCTCAGGGCTACTTCTCCTACGACTCGAAGAAATCCGGAGGTGTCACCATATCCCACCTTCGCTTCGGCAAGAAGCCCATCAAGTCAACCTACCTCATCAAGGACGCCGACTTCATAGCCTGCCACAAGCAGGAGTACGTCCACCTTTACGACGTACTCGATGGGCTCAGGAAGAACGGCACGTTCCTTCTCAACACCCAGTGGACCGACATGGAGGCTCTGGAGGCCAATCTGCCGGCCAACGTAAAGAGAGCTTTGGCCAAAAAAGAGGCCGATTTCTACGTGATCAACGGAATCGATCTGGGACAGGAGATCGGTCTGGGCAACAGAATCAACATGATAATGATGTCCGCTTTCTTCAAGCTGGCTAAGGTCATCCCCTACGAGGATGCCATCAAGTACATGAAGGAAGCCAACAAGAAGACCTACGGCAAGAAGGGCGATAAGATCGTCGCCATGAACGATACAGCCGTGGACAAGGGAGCGGACGGTCTCATGAAGATAGAGATCCCCGACAGCTGGAAAAACGTAGAGGACACCTGCTGCTGCGAAGAGGACGTGCTTCCCGAGTTCATCAAGGAAGTCTGTAAGCCTATGAACGCTCAGAAGGGCGATCAGCTTCCTGTAAGCGCCTTCGTCGGACGGGAGGATGGAAGCTTCCCCAGCGGAACCGCGGCATATGAAAAACGAGGCGTGGCCATCGACGTTCCCGAGTGGATCATGGACAAGTGCATACAGTGCAACCAGTGTGCCATGGTATGTCCTCACGCTGCCATCAGGCCGGTCCTTCTGAACGAGGACGAGATGTCTCTGGCTCCGAAAAACTTCGAGGTTATAGATGCCAAGGGCAAGGAGCTGGAAGGTCTCAAGTTCAGGATGCAGGTCAGCCCTCTAGACTGTCTTGGATGCGGCAACTGCGCCGACATCTGCCCGGTCAAGGCGCTGGAGATGAAGCCTCTGGCCACCCAGACCGATCCTCAGGCTGAGAACTGGGAGTTCGGCGTTTCGGTAAGCGATAAGTCCGACAGGGTAAACGTAAAGACGGTCAAGGGAAGCCAGTTCTCCCAGCCTCTGCTCGAGTTCTCCGGAGCCTGCGCCGGATGCGGAGAGACTCCCTACGCCAAGCTGATAACCCAGCTCTTCGGAGACAGGATGATCATCGCCAACGCCACGGGATGCTCCTCCATATGGGGCGGATCCGCTCCCAGCATGCCCTACTGCACCAACGCAAAGGGGCAGGGACCCGCTTGGGCTAACTCCCTCTTCGAGGATAACGCCGAATACGGGTACGGAATGGCCCTGTCGGTCAAGAACATCGTCGGAGGCCTGGTAGAGAAGGCAAAGGCTCTGGTCGCCAAGGAGATAGACGAGGACGTCAAGGAAGCCCTTCAGGAATGGCTCGACTCCTACAACGACGGAGACGCCTCCAAGAAAGCCGCCGAAAAGGTTAGATCTATACTCGACAGAGACCTCGGCTGCGCCGAATGCAACGCCCTTCTGGACGACATAGCCGAGCTCGAGGACTACCTTGTCAAGAAGTCCGTCTGGATCTTCGGAGGAGACGGCTGGGCCTACGACATCGGTTACGGCGGACTGGACCACGTCCTGGCCTCCGGTGAGAACGTGAACGTTATGGTCTTCGACACCGAGGTCTACTCAAACACAGGTGGACAGTCCTCCAAAGCCACACCGACCGCCGCCGTAGCCAAGTTTGCCGCATCAGGTAAGAAGATCGCCAAGAAAGACCTGGGACGCATGGCCATGACATACGGCTACGTCTACGTAGCTCAGGTGGCTATGGGAGCGGACAAGAACCAGCTGGTAAAGGCTATGGCCGAGGCCGAGGCATACGACGGACCTTCCCTCATCATCGCCTACGCCCCCTGCATTAACCACGGTCTCAAGGAAGGCATGGGACGCAGCCAGAATCAGGAAAAGAAGGCCGTAGAGGCAGGATACTGGCATCTCTATCGCTACAACCCCGAGGCGGAAGAGGGCAAAAACCCCTTCAGCTTGGATTCCAAGGAGCCCAAGGCTTCCTTCAAGGACTTCATCCTCAGCGAGGTGCGTTACTCCTCACTGACGAAGACCTTCCCCGAGGTGGCGGAACAGCTTTTCGAGACCGCTGAGAGGGACGCCAAGAGGCGCTACGAGACCTATAAGAAGCTGGCCGAGAACTAAAGCATAAAAAATATATTCGGAACAATCTTTCTAAGCGGGAGGCCGTAAAAAGCGGCCTCCCGCCGTTTTTGGTAGTTGACCGAAAGGTGTCGGCCGTGTATAATGCTCCTCGTTGAGGCGGGACGTAGCGCAGCCTGGCTAGCGTACCTGAATGGGGTTCAGGTGGTCGGAGGTTCGAATCCTCTCGTCCCGACCAGAATTATCAACGGGAAGCCGTAAAGGCTTCCCGTTTTTTTCATATTAGGAGGTTCAAGATCCTATGAGAGATGCCCCCTCTTTTACTCCGAAAACCAGCCTGGGACAGAATTTCCTGATCAACAGGGACATAGTCCGAAGAACGGTGGAAAGAGCCGATATAACGAAGAAAGACGTGATCCTCGAGATAGGTCCTGGACAGGGAGTCCTGACGAGGGAGATACTATCGTCTCCATGTTCCCACCTTCATTCCATAGAGATAGACAGAAGACTGGAGCCTTTCCTTAAGGACATAGAGGAAGATGACCGATTTTCCCTCCATTGGGGAGATGGGGTGAAGTTCCCATACGGAGAACTCAGACCGGTTCCCTCCAAGGTAGTAGCAAACATACCCTACCACGTAACGACCCCTTTGATATGGTCTATATTGGAGAAACTGGCTCCCTCTGGCCTTAGCTATATGATACTGATGGTACAGAAGGAGGCAGCGGACCGGCTTGTCGCACAGGCCTGCACCAAGGAGCGTTACCCTCTAGGTATAACCCTGGCAGCCATGGGGTCGGCCAAGACATACATGAAGGTATCCCCCGGGTCCTTCAGGCCTATCCCTAAGGTTTCATCCGCTCTGGTGGAGCTGACGATAGAGAGAAGGAGAGACCTACCCTCAGACAACCTCTGGCGAAAGGTACTTAAGGCAGGATTCTCTCAGAGACGAAAGAAACTGGCAAACAACCTGGTATCCCTCGGGATCAAAAAGGAAGAAATTCTAGACCTAATGGATCGCTCAGGAATTCCATCGGAGGCAAGAGCCGAGACCCTTTCGGTATATCAATGGCTCGAGTTCGTTGAATCCCTAAGACAGACGGTTTAAAAAAAGAGTGGCATGGAAGAGACGGAACGTCTCGACCATGCCACTCTTTCGTGACCGGAAAGCCCTCTAGTTAACCCTGTCCTTGAGCGCTTTTCCAGGACGGAACACGGGGACCTTCTTGGCGGGAATCTCTATGGTCTTCTCGGGATCCTGAGGGTTCCTGCCGGTTCTGGCCGCTCTCTCTCTCACCTCAAAGGTTCCAAATCCGACAAGCTGAACCTTTTCACCCTTTACCAGGGCCTCCTCAACTGACTCCAAAACGGCAGAGACCGCCTCTCCTGCGGCTTTTTTGCTGAGTTCCGCGGATTTAGCCACTGCCTCGATAAGTTCGGTTTTGGTCACGTCAAACTACCTCCTCAAAAGGATAAATAAAACGACTCCTACACGCAGGAAGAACTAAGCTCTCCCTGCTATTTTTATCAGCTCATCCAGTCGTGGTCAAGCCTCAGCGCCTTTTTCCATCGCTATTACGCCAAAAAAGGCGTATAGGTACCCCATCGTAGTCTCCTAGCCTTCTGATTTGATTAACCATATGATTTTCGAAAGACCTGGTAACTATATTTCTGTCGTTCACGAAAAACACGAACATAGGGGGCTCCACACCTGCCTGGGTGCAGTAATAGATTCTAAGAAGCTTCCCCTTTTTGTCGCTGGGGAGCCTCTCGAAGGCCAGAACGTCTCGCAACAGTCCGTTCAGTTTGGTGGTACTGAATCTGTTCCTCCGCCTCTCGTAGACCCCCAATACTGCGCCTAGAAGTTTCGCTCCCACCCCTCTTCCGGTCAAAGCGGAGCAGAATACCAGAGGAGCGTGGTCGACAAAAACTAGGGAGTCTCTAACCGAATCTCTTTTCTCGTCTCCGATTCTCTCTCCGTCGCCTTTGAGAAGATCCCATTTGTTCATAACCAGGACTATCCCCTTGCCTCTCTCCACTATGGAAGAGGCTAGTTTCTTATCCTGATCGGTGACCCCCTCAACCGCGTCCACTACCAGTATGGAGACGTCCGACCGGTCTATGCTCTCCATGGTCCTGACGAAGGAATAATACTCTATATCGTCCTTGAAACGGCTCTTTCGCCTGAGGCCAGCTGTATCTATGAGACGAAGCTTCCTGCCGTCGTCCAGCTCCATGAGAGAATCGATGGAGTCCCTGGTAGTTCCGGGCACGTCACTCACCAAAGAACGGTTTTCACCCAACAGCCTGTTTAGAATACTGGACTTACCTACGTTAGGCCTCCCCACCAGGGCGACCTTTATCTCGTCTTCCTCCTCGAAAAACCTATCGTCCTCGGGAAGAAGCTCGCATACCCTGTCCAAAAGGTCATCTATACCTCTGGCATGTATAGCGCTTATGCCCACGACATCTTGAAAGCCTAGGCCGTATGCTTCGTAGACCAATTCGTCGAACTTCATGTCGTCCAGCTTGTTTACGACAACGATAACCGGTTTCGGAGCGCTCTTTCTAATAACCATGGCTATATCCTCGTCCATCCATGTCAGGCCTTCTCTGCCATCTACGGAAAGGAGGATAACGTCGCTTTCCTCCATAGCCTGGACTATCTGCCCCTTCATTCCTTCCATTATGGGGTCCTCATCCCTCAGTAAAAGGCCTCCGGTATCCACGAGGTAAAAGCTATTCCCTCTCCATTCAACCTGGCCGTAGAGTCTATCCCTGGTAACTCCCGGGACATCGTCCACTATGGCCCTTCTCTCCCCTATCAATCTATTGAACAACGAGGACTTCCCTACGTTGGGACGTCCTACTATGGTTACGATTGCCATCTTTTCCTCCCTAGTCGGTCCAGAGGACCACTTTCGGATATTCGGCGGATCCTATGACATACTCTGATTCCAGGACCACATAAAGCCGATTAAGGTGCTTGACAGCCACCCATATCAGATCCTGAAAGGGATCGGGGTCCATTACGTCCAACCCCGCCGATACCAACTTATCTATAAGTCTTTCCTTGTGCCTGCAACTCACCCTGATCTCCGCAAGATAACGAAACGGCGGAAGTTCCAGCTCCGATCTCTCCAGAAGCTCTCTTCTCCAAAACGAGGTCCATCCGGAGAGGAGGGATACCTGCCAGCCCTTACCGGGGCGTCTGCTTTGAATCACGACCTGTCGCCTCTCCGGAGAAGGTCCTCTCCAGCAAGACTCGGATATCATGGTATAGGCACTGTATCTGGCATCGTGTTCGGATCTCCTTGCCTCTCCATCCGAATCGAGCCAACAGACCAGCCCCACGTCCAAGATATCACATAATTCCAGGCTCTTTCTCGTTCCTACGACCAGCCCCCCCGAGGATAACTCCTTTATCCTGTTACGTCTATCCACAGCCCTCTTGGGATCGT carries:
- a CDS encoding acetate/propionate family kinase, with the translated sequence MKVLVINCGSSSLKYQLFDMETENALAKGLVERIGIEGSRIKHTKAGQDAVVTETAIPDHKVAVKLVLDSLLDGEHGVLSSLDELSAVGHRVVHAGEKFACSVRLDDAVMAALKECIPLAPLHNPANITGIEAITSVLPDVPQVGVFDTAFHQTMPKHAYMYGVPYRYYENYKVRRYGFHGTSHFFVANRCAEIMGRPIEDLKIVTCHLGNGSSITAVKDGICVDTSMGFTPLAGVLMGTRCGDIDPSIVKFIAEKEGSVDKADTILNKESGVHGVSGISSDLRDIEDGMEKGDERATLAFEMLSYSITKYIGAYAAAMGGVDAIVFTAGIGENCKAIRETVTENLGFLGASVDKSKNDFRGEERIISSDDSKVKVMVIPTNEELVIARDTKKLVSC
- a CDS encoding tRNA(Met) cytidine acetate ligase, producing MFKKAIGIIAEYNPFHMGHLHHVENASSSGDPIIVALSSNFTQRGEPAFIDKWSRAEMALLSGADLVLELPVVFSCHNAGVFANAGVDIMKSTGVVDRLSFGMETISPELRDIVAILVEEPKPFKLNLRKFLNEGFSYVESRARAMDFTYPGAGEILSQPNNSLAISYMMRIEEKGYDITPLPLKRAGAGYHDRSTSGEFPSATAIRKGIRAKREEAFQRIPLFSRKILEREISRGRCFLDNDTLWEKIRFLMTRTSGEELGKYAEFGEGIENRFMKALGKSTDWEDFIDRCTSRRYPRGRLQRNMMHFLIGLGHEENRTYQEKGPAYLRPLGATKRGRDLLKRIDEVGSLPVISKFAQLDRDYGRSMLLMERRSCDIWELLLPGGAPGKDTRTPPIIV
- the coaD gene encoding pantetheine-phosphate adenylyltransferase; amino-acid sequence: MSHTIKAVYPGSFDPITNGHIYIAERAAGLFDELTVSILINPEKRATFSVDERKTMAIEALSHLPNVKVDSFTGLLVDFLRQERSRIIIRGLRALSDFEYEFQLAQMNRQLAPEIETLFIVTDARYSYLSSHAVKDIFNFGGPVQEMVPPGVYRRLRERFPRFDK
- a CDS encoding RsmD family RNA methyltransferase — protein: MKEVRPTTGLVVQALFNILGNLNGVAFLDLFSGTGRIAFEACRRGADPVVSVELVRSRSKAIWKANSFDSHTHISMDVRKGLSWVSRKGFAFDVVFADPPYGVRWNETLPDLILSRREILKDCGVFVFEHGREEIVKVTSPWILRDERSYGRSVLSFLELSSSASKEG
- the trmB gene encoding tRNA (guanosine(46)-N7)-methyltransferase TrmB, producing MKRQDVLLEPSISGVPVDPEQGGRKMVEIGFGNGEFLTHLAGLNPDTMVYGLEISMTCVGKAVKRAVREDLGNVRIICGDARFLLRECFSDESLERIYMSFPCPWPKERHARRRVTHRGFSDVVASVLRIGGCFELATDEKWYADEVASILDGHPSLSLISFDVNKRREITTKYERKWLEQGKDIYLLVFEKLGNFTVDRIVDGRCDDMHVAVKSDELDMAVLKDEKLGISEGEDGAHWTLERIYSDSRDSWLIQAVTSDDGYEQKFYVRVVLRENGALVKVDGVCSPYLTPAVRRALDAVAGSIRRS
- the nifJ gene encoding pyruvate:ferredoxin (flavodoxin) oxidoreductase — protein: MAKQWKTMDGNMAAAHVSYAFTEVAAIYPITPSSPMAEYVDEWAAHGRKNIFGRTVKLAELQSEAGASGAVHGSLSAGSLTSTFTASQGLMLMLPNMYKIAGELLPGVFDVSARAVAGHALSIFGDHSDVTACRASGFAMLASGSVQETMDLTAVAHLSAIRSSIPFLNFFDGFRTSHEIQKIEVLDYDDLADLVDWDAIRDFKERALNPEHPYLKGTAQNPDIYFQAKEAANRFYLDVPDVVEDYMNQISELTGRHYAPFNYYGDPEAENVVILMGSSTEAAEETVDYLMAKGEKVGIIKVHLYRPFSAKHFFKVLPATVKRIAVLDRTKEPGSLGEPLYEDVCALFNEKSERPIIVGGRYGLGSNDTTPSWLKTVFDNLKLYEPRNHFTIGIVDDVTRLSLEMKEEINAAPEGTIRCKFWGLGSDGTVGANKNAIKIIGDNTDMYAQGYFSYDSKKSGGVTISHLRFGKKPIKSTYLIKDADFIACHKQEYVHLYDVLDGLRKNGTFLLNTQWTDMEALEANLPANVKRALAKKEADFYVINGIDLGQEIGLGNRINMIMMSAFFKLAKVIPYEDAIKYMKEANKKTYGKKGDKIVAMNDTAVDKGADGLMKIEIPDSWKNVEDTCCCEEDVLPEFIKEVCKPMNAQKGDQLPVSAFVGREDGSFPSGTAAYEKRGVAIDVPEWIMDKCIQCNQCAMVCPHAAIRPVLLNEDEMSLAPKNFEVIDAKGKELEGLKFRMQVSPLDCLGCGNCADICPVKALEMKPLATQTDPQAENWEFGVSVSDKSDRVNVKTVKGSQFSQPLLEFSGACAGCGETPYAKLITQLFGDRMIIANATGCSSIWGGSAPSMPYCTNAKGQGPAWANSLFEDNAEYGYGMALSVKNIVGGLVEKAKALVAKEIDEDVKEALQEWLDSYNDGDASKKAAEKVRSILDRDLGCAECNALLDDIAELEDYLVKKSVWIFGGDGWAYDIGYGGLDHVLASGENVNVMVFDTEVYSNTGGQSSKATPTAAVAKFAASGKKIAKKDLGRMAMTYGYVYVAQVAMGADKNQLVKAMAEAEAYDGPSLIIAYAPCINHGLKEGMGRSQNQEKKAVEAGYWHLYRYNPEAEEGKNPFSLDSKEPKASFKDFILSEVRYSSLTKTFPEVAEQLFETAERDAKRRYETYKKLAEN
- the rsmA gene encoding 16S rRNA (adenine(1518)-N(6)/adenine(1519)-N(6))-dimethyltransferase RsmA; amino-acid sequence: MRDAPSFTPKTSLGQNFLINRDIVRRTVERADITKKDVILEIGPGQGVLTREILSSPCSHLHSIEIDRRLEPFLKDIEEDDRFSLHWGDGVKFPYGELRPVPSKVVANIPYHVTTPLIWSILEKLAPSGLSYMILMVQKEAADRLVAQACTKERYPLGITLAAMGSAKTYMKVSPGSFRPIPKVSSALVELTIERRRDLPSDNLWRKVLKAGFSQRRKKLANNLVSLGIKKEEILDLMDRSGIPSEARAETLSVYQWLEFVESLRQTV
- a CDS encoding HU family DNA-binding protein encodes the protein MTKTELIEAVAKSAELSKKAAGEAVSAVLESVEEALVKGEKVQLVGFGTFEVRERAARTGRNPQDPEKTIEIPAKKVPVFRPGKALKDRVN
- the der gene encoding ribosome biogenesis GTPase Der; protein product: MAIVTIVGRPNVGKSSLFNRLIGERRAIVDDVPGVTRDRLYGQVEWRGNSFYLVDTGGLLLRDEDPIMEGMKGQIVQAMEESDVILLSVDGREGLTWMDEDIAMVIRKSAPKPVIVVVNKLDDMKFDELVYEAYGLGFQDVVGISAIHARGIDDLLDRVCELLPEDDRFFEEEDEIKVALVGRPNVGKSSILNRLLGENRSLVSDVPGTTRDSIDSLMELDDGRKLRLIDTAGLRRKSRFKDDIEYYSFVRTMESIDRSDVSILVVDAVEGVTDQDKKLASSIVERGKGIVLVMNKWDLLKGDGERIGDEKRDSVRDSLVFVDHAPLVFCSALTGRGVGAKLLGAVLGVYERRRNRFSTTKLNGLLRDVLAFERLPSDKKGKLLRIYYCTQAGVEPPMFVFFVNDRNIVTRSFENHMVNQIRRLGDYDGVPIRLFWRNSDGKRR